The genomic stretch TTCGCCTTTTCTTTTTACAATATTTTTATAATCCCACTGAATTTCCACAGACTTTTTCAGCCAACGTAGAATATCAGTTTCATTCATTTCATTCATATTATTATAAAATACAGATGCATCCTGAAATTTTTCACCTTCTACATTCAACTGTTCTTCATTAAAAGATTTTCCGCTCCAAAACATCAGCCGGACTCCTTTTTTCTGTTTACTGTAACCCACAATCGGATTTCCTTCTAAAAACCAGACCGGATGTGTATGCCAGATTTTATTCTCAGCATCATTCAATTCACGATCAAATAATTCTGAAAGTAAA from Chryseobacterium indoltheticum encodes the following:
- a CDS encoding DUF1801 domain-containing protein — translated: MINPDIFDYNERQSDSDKEICNLLSELFDRELNDAENKIWHTHPVWFLEGNPIVGYSKQKKGVRLMFWSGKSFNEEQLNVEGEKFQDASVFYNNMNEMNETDILRWLKKSVEIQWDYKNIVKRKGELIRLK